The nucleotide sequence CCCCCGAGcggggaaatttaactatttgccacttttacttTTGGCAATTGCTCAAATACCCATTTTAGTTTTCCGGTTAACAATATGCCAGTGAAGGGAGAAgcttttctatttattttttttttgccacctTTTGCACTATACACAGCCACGTGGCTTGCCAGCGTGGAATGGCACGTGAAATGACAAGTATACCCCTGCATCCAAAAACCCTAAATCAGGCTCTATCCTCTGTCTCTTGTCTCTCCTGATTCCCTTCGACCGACCGCCACCATCAACGGGCGACGCCGCGCCGTCGACCCACCGCCCGCCGGCCCACCGCCCCGGGCCGGTCCCGTCGTTCTCCACCCGCGGTCCGCCATCGACGCCGCGTGATCGGCCGTCAGATCCACAGCTCCGGCATCATCCCGGCATTTTGTTCTTCCCCCAACAGCACATCGTGACCTGGTGGGGCATCGTCGCCATCGGTcctccggccggcggcgatgaAGTCCTCGGTTTCCCCTTCTTGGTAAGTTCGTTTTCTCTCTTGCCCTCCCTGCTTGTATTGGTGTTGCATGCATGGAGTTAGATGTGTTCTATAACTCCATTTTTCTTTTATGAATCTGTTTATGTCAGGATTGATCCTGGCAATGCGCTTAGATTTGTTGTTAGGGGTTGCTAAGTATGTTGCGAATCTAGAGTATGGAATGCTACCAATGTCAGAGCAAGACTatgattggtgggttgatattAGCAGTGAGTGGGtatgatttggataaatttcGTGATGAAATGGCTAGCAAGGTAATCTGGGGGCCAAGCAAAGAAATTATAGTTTGGGGGTTTGGACACTGAAATTGGAACTGAAATCTGGGGACCAAGCCAAGAAATATTAATCCTTGGATATATGTGTGTTGTCATGAACTAGTATATGTTATATATTGCCCAAGAAAATGTTATTGTTCTTGCAGTCCTATATATGTATGGTTTCTGTTGTAGCCCTATATTACCAAATATTGTTTCTGCTAGATATCAGTCAAATGAATTATACAATCAGCTAGTAGTAATAAGTTGTATCATTTTTCCCAAATATCGTTTCGGATTCAGCTCTATATTGCAGCCAATTGCTACCAGGGGTATACTGGTCATTTCAGGTGCCCATTCCACGCTGGCAAGCCCATGTGGCGATGTACAGTGTGaaaagtggcaaaaaattagAAAAGCTTCTCTCTCGAGTGGCATATTGTCAACTGCAAACCTAAAAGGGGTATTTGAGCAATTGCCAAacgtaaaagtggcaaatagttaaatttcccccaCGAGAGAGGGTGGCAACGTCCCTCTCGCCCGGAAACCAGCCCACACACACACTCACACCGCCCACCACCCTACTCCTACTGCCCTATCGCCCAAATTTCCATTTCCttctcatctcctcctcctcctcctacaaATGTGGCGCAAGACGAGAATCATCGGGGCGGAGTAGTAGACAAACATCATAGCGCTCTTGTCTCCTCTCCTCGTTTCTTCTACTCGGAGTCAAAAAATCCTCCCAAGGCGAGGGAGGAGGGCGCTGCCGTTGGCAACGGCTATTGTTGTTGTCGGCCGCAGTCATGGACCcgtccggtggcggcggagtcGGAGGCATCAGCGATGAACAAATGTGGGTGTGGGGTTTACGTCTTCGGGGGTTTACTGCgcggccgggggggggggggttgcgCGGATTGGGGTGGGGCGGGGTTTGATTTGGTCGTCGAGACGGCGGCCATGGGGAGGGGGGACTGGAATCCGGGAGGGTTTGTCGCCTCCTTTTGGGGATCTAGGGGAGGGGATGGAGAAGTCTTGTGGTTTTGGCGATTTGGTGTTGTGAGTTTGGTAGATTTGGGGGTGATCGGGTCTGGGTAGATTCGTATGATGATTTAGTTCTTGTCGGAAACGGTTTAGGTTGATGCGGTTGGGAAATGCTAGGATACTAGGAGGAGGACATGACTGTCCTTGGATTTGTGTGTTAGATTGGAAATGTTTCGCTTGAATTTTGGGCTCAAGGGGTTTGGAAATAAATGGACACATACTGTCATTGCAATGCCGTGTTGGTGATAATCAATTCCGGTTTAGGCGTCTGTCATAACACAAAGTAAATTTCATTATGATCTATGCAGAAGCTATAGGAAGAATTCATTATGATTCAATCTGTGTCATGCTTTGACTGTCCGCAGAACTGATTACTGTCTAAATATGGCATGCTATTTCACCGTGTTACTTTGATTGCGATTTATGTCTGATCTTGTAATGCTTACTGCAGTCTTTGGGACTGGCAAGCAGCGGAGCATTGTGAAAGCAATGCTGCAAGTCATGGTACATCGCTCAAAATCCATAAATCATAATGGCACCTTTACACAGATTCGGATTCCACTTACTATTTGATTGTTTCTTTTTACATTAGATGTTTCTAGATTCATGTGGGACTGCCTCAATCAAGATGATGATGACCTACTGGGATTGCTGGGCAATCAAACTCCTCTAAGAGACTGTCGTGGCTTCTTTGATATTGATGGTAGGGAGTTTCTTGTTCTTACCACCATCAGTTGTTATTCCTCTGAAATGTTTGCTTAAATGGAGATGTTACTCGAGTCAGATTTCACCTGCAAGGAGACGTTGGACCTTGAGGAATCTCGGGAATCAAAGCGCCGCCGCATATTGGAGTACCCTTCTGAGTCTAATCAATCAGAAGATGGAAATCGTGAAATAAGTTCTACCTTGGGCACATCTGAGGTACACTAGCACCTAGATATCTTCCAAGTTTGTTCATTGTGCTCTTGTTTACACTTCTTTTTCTGATCCATGTCTTAGGTATCAGAAATTTCATTGCTTTGCACCGATGAACCGCAGAGCTTCAATTGGGATTCACAGaacaattcaaataattttggttTGTCTTTTgcttttcatattatattgtTTGACAACTTAAATTGCTATGCCTTTTTTGTTAGCTAACTGAAATATTGGCATCCGATACAATAGATTCTTTGTCAACTGGAGCATTCTACCAATCATCACATAGTCATTCGAAAAATTGCTCTGATGAAAATCAAATGCATTTCAGGCATGACCAAATGTTAGCTACTCTCTGTTTCCACAGAAACCACAGTATTTGCTTTATCATTATATTTCAATCATGACATGTTAAGCTTGGATTCATTTTTAGGCATTCTAGCCAGGAGAGCGTTACATATACCAATGATCAAAGTGGTATTTCAGGTCAGTGCAAAGTGTACATCTACAGCTTTGTTTTTAAAGTCATTTTCATTTGATTTTCCAAACATGGTTTGTAATCTATACATGAGCATTCCATCTCATCACTGTTTGTCCTTAAGTCCCCATGCAAGATATTTGTAGAGAACATTTTGTTTGCTGTTTTCCTTCAATGCAATGCCATGTTTTCAGTCACTGCAAAATTCTATACTGATTGATGGACATACTGATTTTTTAGTTTTGGCAGGAAACTTACCAGCTCTTTCTATCTATGACAGGAACTACTGAGAATGATTCAGTGACAGAAAGTCTTGTAATGCAGGAGACTAGGAAGCTTTCTACACTTAAAGTATCTAAAGGTATTTTCAGTTTGACAGTATCTATGTCATCAACATTTCTTACTTTGAGTTTTGTCTATGCTGATCATTTGTCCCTGCTGCTATACTAGGAGCCTCACTGGTTAAGGCGAAGCAGAATTTAACTACAACTATAGCATACCCTTTTACCCTCATCAAACCATCCTGGGAGGAAGGAGACGTCATCACTCTGAAGGATATAAATCAGCGAATCCGTGCTCCTCCGAAGAAGGCTCCAGAAACCCTAGGGACTTCAGCCTTCTCTGGCAAGCCAGTCGTTGGCAAAACAAGGATCAGAACTGACGGGGGCAGAGGCAGCATCACGATACTAAGAACAAAAGGTTGAGAGTCCAAACAACTTGTTTCTCAGCCATTACCTGGATTGCTTTCAGCAATTTGATCTCCGTAGCTCTCCAGTttttcgttttgattttttttttttggccatgGATTTGGTATTTAGGATGACTATCAATGGCTAACTCTTCAAAGATTTACCATTCATCCTGTGTACATTAGCGACATGCGGCTAATGTTATATATGAGAGTTTTGTGTTCAGAAACCATGCCCCTCTACTCATCCAACTTATGTCGGATGTTGTTCAGGGTTTTCTCCCATTTTTCTGAATAGTTGTCCATTCTCGAATGGACGCGTGTAATCGTGAAACATTTGATTATTTTGTTGCTTACAATATATAGCACACATACAGGGGAGTTTATGTACGATTGCATCCAGTACTGCATTTTGTTCACATCCTGGTAACAGGAAGAATATGAGGTATCCCAATACCTTCTATTGTATCATATACCTCTCATTCCCCTGACAGTCAATCGGATGGCACATGAATCTTAAATTTTGACCTCTTGTAGCTTGTTGGCACAGAAGATGATGATTGCCATCTCTTATTCGTGAAGATGTCGGCATACCAGGATAGAGAGGACAGAAGAACTCGAACATTAGCCTCTCCTCTATGAACTATTCAGTGAATACCGATCTCGATATGTTGATGTGGAATTGAGTTCTGATGGATACCGATCTCAATATGTTGATGTGGAATTGAGTTCTGATGAATAGGTTGCAATGGTGAAATAACAATAGATAATAGTCGTTAAACACAATCATTTTGGTGCTTCTAAATTATCCATGCTTTCAAAGTAACTAGAtgataccccgcgcgttgctgagGGATATTTGTATTGatgcatattttaaaaaattgtatATACACTAGTGAGAGAAATGaaagcaaaagaagaagaaaataatgATAGAAGGCGTATCCGCGTATAAAATTATAGATGGTAGTATATCGACTTTCGAAGAACAAATAGAGTACAACACgacacacattttttttaaaaaaaaagcatcacaatttattaaaaaacaacGTTTAGGGGAATTGAATTCCCGAATGCATCGCCAGGATAAGCATAAGAGTTGAACCATCTTTAACAGCGGCACACATGATGCATCACTTTGAAAGCAATGGGATGAGGTCCTTGGAGCTTATTCAAACATGACTAACCAATAAGTTTAAAGCTAATAATAGTCTTTACATCTTGCTTAAGCAAAAATTAACAAATGCTTTCATATGCGTATTTTGACTGAAAATACTGTAGCCTAGCTATTGCCTAACCGAGCAAAATTTCTACAGATGAAAAGCCAGGTTAAAAATGTATAAATGGAGCATCGAGAAGAACAAAGCTGAAGATACTTGATACAGTTATTAGGTTTGCTAATGATATGAAGCTTATTGTGCAAATGTATCACAGATGGAAGATCATCagcataataaaaaataaaaaaatatgagtcACCCAATATACATACAAAATCTGGAGAAAAGGTTCAGCATATTGTTTGGCTGACCTGGTGCTAGATCCTACATGAGAAAACCGGATTCATGGATTATTGACTCATTCTGGCGTTTTCTCAATACATAAAAAGGAAGATAAAATGGTAGATGAATCAAAATGAATGTGGTGAATAAACAGTAAACTTATTTCAAGATAGTTTTGAGATCATACTACTATTACTTCAATTATGAACTCCGAACTGATATAATATTGGTGAAGAAAATCCAGCAGGAGGGACTCTAGCACCTATCATTGATCAGTATATAAAAAACAACCGAAGCTTGAGGGTCACACAGGAAAATTTGTATGAAATCACCATgcttgatatgatagaataataTCTCTGTTCGAATTACCGGTTCACTAATTCAGTAGTGATTTTTCCCTCATTGTTTACCTTAATATACACTGTGTTTACAAAATGATCTGCATATCAAATAACTTCACTGAGACTTGGTTGGTGATAAGAATTTATATGCGGAGATTCAATAGGCCTGTTCACTACTCAAGAGTTTTCACTGTGCAATACAACTGAAACCAGTATAAAACATATAGTATTAGTTGTTGGACAGCTCCAAAGTAAAATATGGAAAACAAATGAGCATCATAGGAAATATATAGTTAGCAACCAAATACAATGTATGCATCGAGTAAAAAATGATGTAATGTATGCATACATACCATGAAAAGAAATGTGCCCCAATATTTCAACATCATAGGTACTAAATCCAGCAATAAATCTGTAAACAAACCATGAAGAATTAATCCTGTGAAGAAATTGAAGGAAGTGAATAATTAATCCGCAGGAGCAAATATTGATGtacagagaagagaaaaaaaaaggggggggggggcagatcAGGATACTGAAATCTGTTCGAAATTGATAGCTTAATTTGCGAAGAGATTAGCTCGATTGCTCAGACTACGTCAATCAATATTGCTTGGAAAGAGAGACTTAGCTGGATTAGGGATAAACCCAGAACAATGGAGATTGGCATGAAGTGAAACATCCTCCTTGTTGGCCTAGCAGATGGATCCAAAAACGTGCATGCTCAGATGGGCAACAATACCAAGATTTGTACAGCTTTTCTTCTTGCGTcgtcattagcagcaaacaatagcgTGCGTTGTGACATATATGAAGATGGGATGTGTAGGTGGCAAACCAATTAATAGAAGCACCGGTTATCGTAAGACGAAGACGAACGGACAAAAACTGGGAGCCCGCTAGGTCTCCTGCAGCCGAAGCCCCTTTAACTGGTGCGGTGGTGCGTCgcgggagaggaagagatgagCGCCATGGGCCTTAGGGCAGGGAGGCGATGCGGTCGCGGGGCTGGGGAAGCACGGCACCAGAGGGAGAGGCGATCCTCTACCTTCAAATGCACCATACCTTTATCACTGACAGGTGAGCCCAGAGTTCGTCgggctcacatgtcagtgacaaagGTACATGCCTTTGAAGGTGGAGGAACCTGATCCGTGGTGGGCGGCGCaggcgtgctgctgctgctgtgtggGGACATGATGTGGGTGGGTGTGGTGCGGATGGATGGCCAGTCGATCGTTTGATGGAGATCTAACGGTTGGCAGGTAATAGGGTGACGTGGAAGCATGAGAATGCAGAGAATTCCTATTAACTACAACTAAGAGAATGCGCCACATATCAAAATCGTGCTCGCCCCCCGTTTCGGTCGAGTATGGTGGCGCGACGCGGTGGTTCGGCGCTCGGTGGCTGGCAGCCATGcggggagggagcggcgaggCACGCCACCAAGATGACGACGCGGCGAGGGAGAAGGGGCTGTGCGGGCGGCGCGGGAGTAGCGGCCGTGTGGGGCGCGTCTGGCGGCTGTGCGCAGTCGGCTGCGGGCTCGCGGCAGCTCGCGGCGACGCCATGCTGGGACTCGGTCGGCTGCGGCTTGCGGCAACGCCGTGTGGGGCGCGGCCGGTTGCAGGCGCCACGTCAACTCCATGTGAAACAAAGATCGAGTCAACaccgccacgtaggtgccacgtcagcgaaaccaccctccaaaaccgcccagggagtcaaattgtgccggttttaatagttagggGGTCAAAATATCCGGTATTACGGTTGAGAGATACGAATCAGATTCGGTCACTAGTTAAGGGAGCAAAGGTGAACTTTCCTTGTTGTTAATGGGCTGGAGcaaaggtgaacttattccttgttGTTAATGGGCTGGATTTGATGCGGCCGATTGGCCCAAATCAAACGGATTAACAGCAAGGTTTACAAAACCGAAAGGATGATGATAACCCCACCCAAAACGGTTTGGTAAAACCTGATTCACAGTAACAATGATTCCATAAGCAACATGATAATTGTCGTGAACAGCTACataatggaattttttttgtccGAGATGGAACATATTTCATCGTCCAAGTGATTACAGGATTCACCGTAAAATACAGTGGGTTACAGATTCACCAGATTTTGGTGTTTGTCTCCGAACCGGAGAGAACCAGGGTAGTTCAAAACAAAGCTTGAGTGGTGGCAGCTTTCATGCAACAAATTGCTCCTTTGAAATGCAGGATTGCAGGattctcaaataaaaaaaacaagaaaaaaatgcaGGATTGAAGTGCTATGGCACCGCAAATACTATGGattgaaaaaacaaagaaaaaaaaaacatataggaATGGCCGTTTGGACAGAATGTAGAAAAAATAGGAACTAAGGCGTGTTtagattcaattttttttcttcaacctTCAAActtttcgtcacatcaaatgtttagacacatgcatgaagcattaactatggacgaaaaaaaaaccaattacacagtttgcatgtaaatcgcgagacgaatcttttgagcctaattacaccatgatttgacaacataatgctacagtaaacatttgctaatgacggattaattagacttaataaatttgtctcgcaatttacatgcggaatatgtaatttgttttgctattagtctacatttaatacttcaaatatgtgtccatatATTTCAAAATAATTTGGCACACGATATAAACACAACCTAGAAGGGATAGAtccacatgattttttttcccaacaggTTGAAGACCATGTCAAGAGCCCCTACGAATCAAAGGATTTGTAAAGGAATTTTAtacctataggaatttttcttaTTTGGCCCTTCAATTCAAAGTATTGGAGTTTTCCAAACCCTATACAATTCCTATAGAATGGCTCATTGCATAAAGGTTTCGGAGAAAATTTAGTAAGAGAtccaacctcttgaaaaaattcttttgagtctatctctcttaaACGATCATTCATTTGTTTTTCCTGTGgcccaatcaaacgatcattcatttgtttttccttgtttttcaATTTCTATTTAACACTTTTATTCATGTTAGAATCATATGTTTTTCATATTTCTAATTCAAAGATACCCTaaaatttatactccctctatgttcgtaaagaaagtcgttttggacagcgacacagtctccaaaacacagctttgacttcttgtttctataaaaatatttattgaaaagtgataaatatatacttttataaaagtatttttcaagacaaatctatgcatatattttttacattttcaaactcaacaatcaacaacttgagattatttatgatttatatttccaaggtttgacttaaacattgtcctaaacgacttcctttatgactcctttacgagtacggagggagtatgttttaaGCCAATCCAAAAGaatttaattagtttttttatagatattcCTTTGATCTAAATGACCATGTATGAAaattttccataggattgaatCCTCTAATATTCCTTCAAAAATCCTTTGTTCTAACGGAGCCCTTACTGAAGTGAGCCCAAATCTTTCAAAACAATCAGACAAACAAATGAACAATGGCTGTGAAATGCAAGTCTAGTTCACAGTTACGAGCTATCTGACTGGATTTGTTGTTTCAAGTTTCAGTACAGCGAAAGGATACTCATAAGAGTTTAATCAATATCTTCCGCACCACATCTGTCATCAATATAAGAGGTGGCATAAACATAAGTTGAAACAATCAGCCATGTCCCAGGCAGCAAGCAAGCACCCTACATGGTTCATACTCACGCAATGAACAGAAGTGCttaaaaaaagtcatcaataatcAATAAAACTATAAAAGCATCAACTATAGTACCTACAACAATATCTCTCCCCaccaccccaccccccccccccaaaaaaaaaaaaacaatctaagAGTCAAAAGTAACTGAGCTATGGCGTTGTTTGGGTGACCTTAAGATTTCGAGAAGCTAACTGGTGAGAATCTAGGAAACCCAGCTTCTAGCTTCtaattcattttctggattaTACAACTATAGCTTCTCAGAACCTAATTGAAAATCTATACTATTTGGGAGAGCTTTTGGCATCTACATCTTCTAGAAGAATCTCTAACTACAAGTAGGCCCTATATCTTAATCTCAGAATTTCTCTAACTGGCAGGGTTTGTGCCTTCCAAATAGAAGGAAATTGCTATGTATACGACCCAATCATCCAACTAACGTATGACTAAGTTTGATCAACGGCTACACTGCATATGAACATCTGCTCCTTTGATTGATCAATTGGTTGCATGCCTCTAGTCGTACATGAGTATGCACAACTGGGTCGTATGTATAGCAGTATTCAAAATTGAATTACCATTACCAAGCACCTACTCCATGTACATTACACAGAAACCCAAAATATCAACTACATATGCAATCATATTCATGGCAGTTGCCAATTGCCACTAGAGTATGAAGCATGACCTGTGCACAAATATTAGTTTCTGGCATCTATACTAAAAGAACCACGGGTTACAATCCATCATCctttttttggttttctttttttggttttttgcgAGGAAGGTCATTATCCATCAATATCAAACAGATAGTTCCGAAGATATGCCCGTAAAGCGCTTTCACCCACTAAATGACTTTAATGGGGGAAAAATGCAagcttctaaaaaaaattagctaaagaCGCCTAACAACTGGAGGATGACTTCATCCAGTCAGAAATATAAGCATTATACAGTCTACATGCAGACTACAGCTTAATTCATGAATAAATCAGCCAATTTTTTTCTCCAGCAAGACCAGCAGCTTAACTCATCGATAAATCAGACTTATTTTTTTGTCCGGCATGGCATAGAACAATTCAACATCATTTGATAACACTAAATGCAGCCACCAATCTAGAATTAACACAAACGACACGAAAGTCACCAACATTACCATAATAATCAGCACGCGATAACACGAATTCAATCACAACTCTCAGCAACGGATGATCCATCCAGCACACCTAAACCTCCCACCATCCGATTAACTTACAATAAGCAGCAACCCGAGCCGCGCCTCCAATCAGTACGAGACATAATCTGAAGACTACGTTACAACCTAAAGGAGCTTACCATCGTCGCCATCGCGGCGATGCGGAGAATCGGAGCTAATCAAGCAGCGGCTGGCTCCCCGACCGGCGCGGCGGGTCTCACCTTGGGCGGGCGCCCACGGCCGCGCTTGACAGGCGGCGCGGCCtcagccgccgcggcgggagcCGAAGCTGCGGCGGGAGCGCCAATGGGGTCTTCCTGTTCGACCTTGGCCTTCTTGGGcgggcggccgcgcgcgcggggcATGCCACTGGTGGCCTTCGCGACCGCCTCGGCGAGGGGGTCCTTGGGCTTAGGCGGGCGGCCACGggggcgcggcgaggaggccgccggcgccgcgggcgcgggcgccggtgcggcggcggcggcggcggcgtccttggGCTTGGGCGGCCTGCCGCGGCCGCGCTTGGGCGGGAGGGACGGGTCGTCGCCGCGGAAGTAGTTGTTCTTGGAGAAGGCGAGCTCGCCGGTCTGCTTCATGCGGGCGAGGTGCGCTGTGAGGAGCGACGGGTGCGCGGGGGGGAGGAGCCCCTCGTACTTCCCCTCGATGTGCTGCGAGATCGCCGTCTTGTTCGACCCGTTCCTGTCGTCCAGCGCCTCGATCGCCGCCAGTATCATctgcgcgcgcgcccgcaacGCGGTGAGCTTCACCTCacaggaaggggaggggaggggagaggggaaagcggTTCTTACCTCCGGGTAAGACGGGGTGGCGGCGGGCTTGGGgtccgcctcggccgccgccatggTCGACGCGTCCTCCTCGGTCGCCATGGGAGTGAGGCGTGGTGTGAACAGGGGGAGAGAAATTTTCGATTTGGATCCAGGGAAGAAGACGACTAgtactctcctcctcctccaagtaGTAGATAAGAAGAGATGGGGGCGCGTGTATATGCTGCTGCTGAGTATATCGACGAACGCACGCTGACATGTCGGCCATGGtggagtggggcccacctgtcggtgagtGTGGGGGGAGTCGTGGGTGGTGAGGTGGGGCGTTTGAGGGTTTTGgggggttgtttttttttcgaatttttttGACCGGCTTGTGCGGTGAGAGGTTTGGGGAGGAAATGGACGGTGGGGATCGGGGACAACGCGTCGGGATCGGAGGGTGAGGGAG is from Oryza sativa Japonica Group chromosome 9, ASM3414082v1 and encodes:
- the LOC4347002 gene encoding protein XRI1 isoform X2 yields the protein MKSSVSPSCLWDWQAAEHCESNAASHDVSRFMWDCLNQDDDDLLGLLGNQTPLRDCRGFFDIDDFTCKETLDLEESRESKRRRILEYPSESNQSEDGNREISSTLGTSEVSEISLLCTDEPQSFNWDSQNNSNNFDSLSTGAFYQSSHSHSKNCSDENQMHFRHSSQESVTYTNDQSGISGTTENDSVTESLVMQETRKLSTLKVSKGASLVKAKQNLTTTIAYPFTLIKPSWEEGDVITLKDINQRIRAPPKKAPETLGTSAFSGKPVVGKTRIRTDGGRGSITILRTKG
- the LOC4347002 gene encoding protein XRI1 isoform X1 encodes the protein MKSSVSPSCLWDWQAAEHCESNAASHDVSRFMWDCLNQDDDDLLGLLGNQTPLRDCRGFFDIDDFTCKETLDLEESRESKRRRILEYPSESNQSEDGNREISSTLGTSEVSEISLLCTDEPQSFNWDSQNNSNNFDSLSTGAFYQSSHSHSKNCSDENQMHFRHDQMHSSQESVTYTNDQSGISGTTENDSVTESLVMQETRKLSTLKVSKGASLVKAKQNLTTTIAYPFTLIKPSWEEGDVITLKDINQRIRAPPKKAPETLGTSAFSGKPVVGKTRIRTDGGRGSITILRTKG
- the LOC4347003 gene encoding HMG-Y-related protein A, with protein sequence MATEEDASTMAAAEADPKPAATPSYPEMILAAIEALDDRNGSNKTAISQHIEGKYEGLLPPAHPSLLTAHLARMKQTGELAFSKNNYFRGDDPSLPPKRGRGRPPKPKDAAAAAAAPAPAPAAPAASSPRPRGRPPKPKDPLAEAVAKATSGMPRARGRPPKKAKVEQEDPIGAPAAASAPAAAAEAAPPVKRGRGRPPKVRPAAPVGEPAAA